The genomic region GATCTTGCACCTCATTTTGATAGAAAAACGGAATTTCATGACGCATACATGAGACCTAATTTTCTTGGGAATTTCAATAATGACATGAAATTTGGAGCTTCCTCCCTTTACCAAATGAAATATCCTCCTCTGCAAAATACCATGCCGTATGCCTCATTCAGACACAATGTTGCCCATCAGGCTGGTTCTATTGTGCCAGACTTCCCAATTTCACTGCCTATGAACCTTCAGCCATCCGGGAACCTCCCTCTTGCCGGCTATGATATCAACAATGGAAAATCAGTTTGCCCTCTACAGCCTTATTTTTCAGGACAGCAGCTGCAGGAGAATGATGTAAGATTCCTAAAGCCTAAACAAGAGCACAAGGATGATAACCTCTATGATGCCCGCTTACCAATAATGGATCAGTCAAGTGCATCATTGTCGTCGTCGTCATCGCTATTCTATCACAGGGTCATGGGAGGTTATCCATCAtagtttgtttttgttcttttgcttCTAAAGCAGTCATCAGCTGAGGCAGATTTTGGTTTCCCGCTCGCCTCGAACTAGTGATAAAGGTTCTATTTTCTTGCAGATTTTCATTGTGACGGTTTATTCTTGTTTTCCATAAAACATGGTATAAAATTCCCATACaaaaaattcatacaaaaaGGTTTACTGGTTTCTTCATCAACTTTATCAACATGAATATTAATACATCTTTAgtattactctctctctctctctctctctctctctctctctctctctctctctctgtctgtaCTGAGCTTGATTGCAATACCTTGAAACCCTAGAGGTGATGATAAGTCTTCTTTTGAAGCTGGAAGTCTTTGGAACAACAATTTATATCACATGGATAacataaaaattttaagtttccaGATGTTCCAAATTGCATATTTCACAGATTCTATGCATCCCCACATAGCAGCATTCCGATTTCCGCCACCGGAATCAAGGAGACTCCGGTTTTCAGACGCCGGAAACCAAGAGATTCATTGATACGGATGAATGTATGCATCTGAAACTGGAAGAATGGGTTTTTATTTAACAGTGTTTGAATCATTTCAACACAGCAACACGATAATCAGTAAATTAAATCACAATCTCTTGTTTTAAGCCACCATTAATATCAAGTAcgctattaattaataataattatcaaTAACATCAAGAAAGAAACTGATTTAGAAAGCACATGGAATCAATTCTCAAACATTGATTTGATCATCATCTTTGGAATAGAAGCAAGAAACAGAGACTAATATACATCCCATCATAATATTCCAAAATTAAAGTACCCAAAATACCCATAAACCCACTTCCCGACCATAACAAGCACCACTCCGAGTCCGACCCCAATCTAGTAATTTTACCACCAAAGCACCAGAAAGCCCCTTCCTTTGGTAGATTTGATTCGATTTTGACCGGAAACTTCACTTCTTCAGGCTTCCACGGACGCCGGGGCGTGGCTTGTTAGCGTCCTTGACCGGCTCCGGCTGGGTGCTGGTGCTGGCGTGGCGGTTTATAACTTTCTCCTCCTCGAACGGGATCTTCGGATGACGAGCCTCGTGGTGAATCTTGATCGACTTTACGTCCGGCGCCGTGATCTTGCAGTGCGGGCACTCCATCTTCGCGTGTCCTCCCTTCTCTTGTCCGGTCCGGTCAGCTATACCGGCCTTCCCGCCGCCACGGTTCGTCGTGGCAGCATCGATCTTGGCGGCGATCTCCTTGGCCGTGTGCTTCTTGGGCTTGGCTTTGCCTGTCATGTTAGGCGATTTAATCGGACGGCGGAGATGAAAACCCTAAGTCTAACAGTTGGCCACTCGGACGGAGAGGACCTTAAACTTATGAGGATGAGAGACGATGTTTGTggccctttatatatatagggtttaTCTGTTTGGTGTACTCAGACTTATGCGAGCTCGGGTGACGTGGTCGTATTTCATTGGTCCTTATGGTATGGGTGTTGGTTGGATCAATATCAACAGGATCCTCCCCGGATCCTTATGACGAGGATTTTGAGGATTCGTAAATCaggttcgtttatcgtacatagTACGTtcagtttttgtcagatactgtttgtatttaattttaaataaaaatatttaaaatgatttatgatcgcacgatgtacgatgaatggatatGAGTCATATATCTCTAGAATCCTTACAAAAAGGATCCGGTGAGGATCCATATCCGGATCAATAGAGTTTGGACATATTTCGCAATAGGCCATTGGCCACTGGCCAATGAAGTTGATGATCCTTTatgagttttgagtttggtTCTAAGAACTTAGGGGttgttttgaaaatgtttctaaataattaaaagtgattttagagagaatattttttagttttaaaagcACTTATAGCGCATTCTGCAAGAAGCATTtcaaatgtttattaagaataaatagcatttttactaaagattggtttcTGAAATATTTTCTCCAAAAGTTCTTACAATCATTTTAAGCACTTTTCAAACAAGCCGTTAAATTTTTGATTTGTGTCGATGCCTCAACCGGTTTGTTTTGTCGATTACGATTGAGCATTGGTTTTTGTACGTTTTGTACATTAGAAGTCTCTGACTTTTCTAAGAACGTGCATGCTTCAATTTCTCTTAAGTTTTCTCACAACTCAATTATCATTTACTAATGTGAGTTATGCATTTCGTTAACATATATGCCAACAAAAGTTGGGTTATGCAAATCGCACCTAgtagaataaacaaaaaatagttaCCAAATTGACATTTGATGGAATATTAACACAAACCAAAACTT from Pyrus communis chromosome 9, drPyrComm1.1, whole genome shotgun sequence harbors:
- the LOC137745326 gene encoding protein METHYLENE BLUE SENSITIVITY 1-like — encoded protein: MTGKAKPKKHTAKEIAAKIDAATTNRGGGKAGIADRTGQEKGGHAKMECPHCKITAPDVKSIKIHHEARHPKIPFEEEKVINRHASTSTQPEPVKDANKPRPGVRGSLKK